A stretch of Miscanthus floridulus cultivar M001 chromosome 13, ASM1932011v1, whole genome shotgun sequence DNA encodes these proteins:
- the LOC136498894 gene encoding expansin-A18-like: MGKRFLHQLLAVVLALFISPARSGDWLPATATFYGGANGSDTMDGACGYSDLYEQGYGVNNAALSTALFNDGASCGQCYAIICDSSKTGSCKPGNNWVVVSATNFCPPNDLPAVWDFPAGGWCGPPRPHFDMSQPAWENIGIYSAGIIPVLYQRVKCWKSGGVRFTIAGFNGFYMVLITNVAGSGSIQSMAVKGTNTDWIPMYRNWGANWHCLSGGLVGQGLSFALVSTGGQNLVFKDVVPAWWQFGQTYTTYQNFDY; this comes from the exons ATGGGGAAACGTTTCCTCCACCAGCTGCTCGCCGTCGTCCTTGCACTCTTCATCTCGCCGGCGAGATCGGGCGACTGGCTTCCGGCCACGGCCACGTTCTACGGCGGCGCTAATGGCTCCGACACAATGG ATGGCGCGTGCGGGTACAGCGACCTGTACGAGCAGGGCTACGGCGTGAATAACGCGGCACTGAGCACGGCGCTCTTCAACGACGGCGCGTCGTGCGGACAGTGCTACGCCATCATCTGCGACAGCAGCAAGACCGGGTCGTGCAAGCCCGGCAACAACTGGGTCGTCGTCTCCGCCACCAACTTCTGCCCGCCTAACGACCTACCCGCCGTCTGGGACTTCCCCGCCGGCGGCTGGTGCGGCCCGCCGCGGCCGCACTTCGACATGTCCCAGCCCGCCTGGGAGAACATCGGCATCTACAGCGCCGGCATCATCCCGGTCCTCTACCAGCGGGTCAAGTGCTGGAAGAGCGGCGGCGTGCGCTTCACCATCGCCGGCTTCAACGGCTTCTACATGGTGCTCATCACCAACGTCGCCGGCAGCGGCTCCATCCAGAGCATGGCGGTGAAGGGCACCAACACGGACTGGATCCCCATGTACAGGAACTGGGGCGCCAACTGGCACTGCCTCTCCGGCGGGCTCGTCGGCCAGGGCCTCAGCTTCGCGCTCGTCTCCACCGGCGGCCAGAACCTCGTCTTCAAGGATGTCGTGCCGGCGTGGTGGCAGTTCGGACAAACTTACACTACCTACCAGAATTTCGACTACTAA